Proteins encoded together in one Microbacterium oxydans window:
- a CDS encoding carbohydrate ABC transporter permease: protein MTSATARRVRQESTPVGPGGRARRRRTRRSTLIGLAFASPFIVGFLFLFAYPIAASAFYSFTDFNLFQSPEWVGFANYVQMFNDGVFWKSLANTAILTVFGVPLAIGIALAGAHLLNTPVRGQPLYRALVYLPSIVPVVVGGYLWRWLLNAQYGFINYFLSWFGIEGPAWLQQPEWTKPAIILMSLWTVGGTMIIYLAALQEVPKEMYEAAELDGAGVWRRFTNVTWPTVSPVTLFQVIVSIIGFLQIFTQPYILSQERLNQAGSGPGQSMLSYAMYLYQNAFVFLKMGYASAMAWTLFIVTLIVSLIVLATSRKWVHDGTR, encoded by the coding sequence GTGACCTCTGCAACAGCGCGCCGGGTCCGGCAGGAGAGCACTCCTGTCGGACCCGGCGGTCGCGCCCGACGGCGGCGCACCCGCCGGTCCACGCTGATCGGGCTCGCCTTCGCGTCCCCGTTCATCGTCGGATTCCTGTTCCTCTTCGCCTACCCGATCGCGGCGTCGGCGTTCTACAGCTTCACCGACTTCAACCTCTTCCAGTCCCCGGAATGGGTCGGCTTCGCGAACTACGTGCAGATGTTCAACGACGGCGTCTTCTGGAAGTCGCTCGCGAACACCGCGATCCTCACCGTCTTCGGTGTTCCCCTCGCGATCGGCATCGCGCTCGCCGGAGCCCACCTCCTGAACACCCCCGTCCGCGGGCAGCCGCTGTACCGGGCGCTCGTCTACCTGCCCTCGATCGTGCCCGTGGTCGTGGGCGGCTACCTGTGGCGCTGGCTGCTGAACGCCCAGTACGGCTTCATCAACTACTTCCTGTCGTGGTTCGGTATCGAGGGTCCCGCCTGGCTGCAGCAGCCGGAGTGGACCAAGCCGGCCATCATCCTGATGTCGTTGTGGACGGTCGGCGGGACCATGATCATCTACCTCGCCGCCCTCCAGGAGGTGCCGAAGGAGATGTACGAGGCCGCCGAACTCGACGGCGCGGGCGTGTGGCGCCGCTTCACCAACGTCACGTGGCCGACGGTCTCCCCGGTCACCCTGTTCCAGGTGATCGTGAGCATCATCGGATTCCTGCAGATCTTCACGCAGCCGTACATCCTGTCGCAGGAGCGGCTCAATCAGGCGGGGTCCGGCCCCGGCCAGTCGATGCTGTCGTACGCGATGTACCTGTATCAGAACGCCTTCGTGTTCCTGAAGATGGGGTACGCGTCGGCCATGGCCTGGACCCTGTTCATCGTCACGCTGATCGTGAGCCTGATCGTGCTCGCGACCTCGAGGAAGTGGGTGCACGATGGCACACGCTGA
- a CDS encoding carbohydrate ABC transporter permease, with the protein MAHADVTVLRKRPRRVRRTVRRVRQQVSVALLALLFLFPLLVMLSTAFKTPGDVFSSPPSLLPTDWTMDNFAKAFEQIPVWRYLANTLFVSGMSILGTVISCPLVAYALAKVRWRGARPLLILVLATMMLPPQVTLIPLFLVWNGLEATNTYLPLIVPAFLGTPFFIFMIRQFLLAVPDELIEAARLDGASEFRTYATIVLPLARPAIVTAAIFQFVWAWTDFLNPLIYLNDQSTYTLSIGLYAFFGENDVAWGPLMAACVMFTLPAVAIFLLGQKFFIGGASAGALK; encoded by the coding sequence ATGGCACACGCTGATGTCACGGTCCTCCGCAAGCGCCCGCGGCGCGTACGCCGCACGGTGCGCCGGGTCCGGCAGCAGGTGTCGGTGGCGCTGCTCGCGCTGCTGTTCCTGTTCCCGCTGCTGGTGATGCTGTCGACCGCGTTCAAGACGCCCGGCGACGTGTTCTCCTCCCCGCCCTCGCTGCTGCCGACCGACTGGACGATGGACAACTTCGCCAAGGCGTTCGAGCAGATCCCGGTGTGGCGCTACCTCGCCAACACGCTGTTCGTCTCGGGGATGAGCATCCTCGGCACGGTCATCTCCTGCCCGCTCGTGGCCTACGCGCTCGCCAAGGTGCGGTGGCGCGGCGCACGTCCGCTGCTCATCCTCGTGCTGGCCACGATGATGCTTCCGCCGCAGGTCACGCTCATCCCGCTGTTCCTCGTCTGGAACGGGTTGGAGGCGACGAACACCTACCTGCCGCTGATCGTCCCCGCGTTCCTCGGGACTCCGTTCTTCATCTTCATGATCCGGCAGTTCCTGCTGGCCGTGCCCGATGAGCTGATCGAGGCCGCACGACTGGACGGCGCCTCGGAGTTCCGTACCTACGCGACGATCGTGCTGCCGCTGGCCCGGCCCGCGATCGTGACCGCGGCGATCTTCCAGTTCGTCTGGGCGTGGACCGACTTCCTCAATCCCCTCATCTATCTCAACGACCAGTCGACCTATACGCTGTCGATCGGTCTCTACGCCTTCTTCGGTGAGAACGATGTGGCCTGGGGGCCGCTGATGGCCGCGTGCGTGATGTTCACGCTCCCGGCCGTGGCGATCTTCCTCCTCGGCCAGAAGTTCTTCATCGGCGGCGCCAGCGCAGGAGCTCTCAAATGA
- a CDS encoding N-acetylmannosamine-6-phosphate 2-epimerase — protein sequence MTHGPLELITGRLIASVQAQAGSPVRDTEVIAALAESALLGGASGLRLNGPGDVRRMRAATTVPLIGLHKVWGGVRNIITPDVALAVGLAEAGADIIAVDATVEQLGGSFALLGEIAEATGRPVMADVSTFDEGVRAVEAGAAVVGTTLSGYTPQSTPGEGPDLRLVAALVEAGIPTIAEGRYQTPEQVRAAFDAGALAVVVGGAITDPIAITRRFVAVTPAVRTTA from the coding sequence ATGACCCACGGCCCCCTCGAACTCATCACCGGTCGCCTGATCGCGTCCGTGCAGGCGCAGGCCGGAAGCCCGGTGCGCGACACGGAGGTGATCGCCGCGCTCGCCGAATCCGCGCTGCTCGGGGGTGCGAGCGGTCTGCGGCTGAACGGCCCCGGCGACGTCCGGCGGATGCGGGCGGCGACCACCGTGCCCCTCATCGGGCTCCACAAGGTGTGGGGCGGGGTGCGCAACATCATCACACCCGACGTCGCGCTGGCGGTCGGCCTCGCCGAGGCGGGCGCCGACATCATCGCGGTGGACGCGACGGTGGAGCAGCTGGGTGGGAGCTTCGCGCTGCTGGGGGAGATCGCCGAGGCGACGGGCCGCCCCGTGATGGCCGATGTGTCGACCTTCGACGAAGGTGTGCGCGCCGTGGAGGCGGGGGCGGCGGTGGTCGGCACCACGCTGTCGGGATACACGCCCCAGTCCACGCCCGGAGAGGGGCCGGATCTGCGGCTCGTCGCGGCGTTGGTCGAGGCCGGCATCCCCACCATCGCGGAGGGGCGCTATCAGACGCCGGAACAGGTGCGCGCCGCCTTCGACGCCGGAGCGCTCGCGGTGGTCGTGGGCGGTGCGATCACGGATCCGATCGCGATCACCCGGCGCTTCGTCGCGGTCACCCCGGCGGTGCGGACCACGGCATGA
- a CDS encoding ROK family protein: protein MIIGIDIGGTKIAVAGFMLDAGLGRVRVTEAHTFPTPAREGGPAIVRAVVDAVRVVCGGGVVDAVGVGTAGVVGPDGAITSATDAISGWAGFRLQDELAHALGAPVTVINDVHAAAVAESEQGAGRGADGMLMVAVGTGIGGAVVLPDGLRRGITGTAGSVGHMEVALPPRLAERRCPCGGLGHVEAVASGPGLERTYFEESGVALPLREVHAAALRGDVRAERVILDGARYLGRALAGANAVLDVEVIVVGGGVAEVGERYLAEVGAAYRAAAMPGPSRARVVPAQRGIEATLTGAALVARIV, encoded by the coding sequence ATGATCATCGGCATCGACATCGGCGGCACGAAGATCGCGGTCGCGGGCTTCATGCTCGACGCCGGGCTCGGGCGCGTCCGCGTCACCGAGGCGCACACGTTCCCCACGCCCGCGCGCGAGGGCGGCCCGGCCATCGTCCGCGCCGTCGTCGATGCCGTGCGCGTGGTGTGCGGCGGTGGGGTGGTGGATGCGGTCGGCGTCGGCACCGCGGGGGTCGTCGGTCCGGACGGTGCGATCACCTCGGCCACCGATGCGATCAGCGGATGGGCCGGATTCCGCCTGCAGGACGAGCTCGCGCACGCCCTCGGTGCGCCGGTCACGGTGATCAACGACGTGCACGCGGCCGCGGTCGCCGAGTCGGAGCAGGGAGCCGGGCGAGGGGCGGACGGGATGCTCATGGTCGCGGTCGGCACGGGGATCGGCGGGGCCGTGGTCCTTCCGGACGGACTGCGTCGCGGTATCACCGGGACCGCCGGCTCGGTCGGTCACATGGAGGTCGCGCTGCCGCCCCGTCTCGCCGAGCGGCGCTGCCCGTGCGGCGGTCTCGGCCATGTCGAGGCGGTGGCCTCCGGGCCGGGTCTGGAGCGGACCTACTTCGAGGAGAGCGGTGTCGCCCTCCCGCTGCGCGAGGTGCACGCGGCGGCCCTGCGTGGCGATGTGCGGGCCGAGCGGGTGATCCTCGACGGCGCCCGCTACCTCGGCCGCGCGCTGGCCGGCGCCAACGCGGTTCTCGACGTGGAGGTGATCGTGGTCGGGGGCGGTGTCGCCGAGGTCGGCGAGCGCTATCTGGCGGAGGTCGGTGCCGCGTACCGGGCGGCCGCCATGCCCGGGCCGTCGAGGGCCCGAGTGGTGCCGGCGCAGCGGGGGATCGAGGCGACGCTCACGGGGGCCGCACTCGTCGCGCGGATCGTCTGA
- a CDS encoding PadR family transcriptional regulator, with protein MNNAFPSNPFGGDGGSGSNGGPGGLFGGSGFGTGPGGPASAIFEAMDQLRKSFESRPSGGSRMARGDVRTAVLSLLAEKPMHGYQIINEIAERSGGTWKPSAGSVYPTLQLLADEGLIEAEEQNGRKTYSLTEAGRAIADETAETPAPWESSSGKDGHRDNARFSALPKAGVDLAAAAAQVGRSGSPEQVQQTIEILDEARRRLYSILAQD; from the coding sequence ATGAACAACGCATTCCCCTCCAACCCGTTCGGCGGCGACGGCGGTTCCGGGAGCAACGGCGGACCCGGCGGGCTCTTCGGCGGATCCGGCTTCGGCACGGGCCCCGGCGGTCCGGCATCCGCGATCTTCGAGGCGATGGACCAGCTCCGCAAGTCGTTCGAGTCCCGCCCGTCCGGCGGCTCGCGCATGGCCCGCGGCGACGTCCGCACCGCCGTGCTCTCCCTGCTCGCCGAGAAGCCGATGCACGGCTACCAGATCATCAACGAGATCGCCGAGCGCAGTGGCGGCACCTGGAAGCCGAGTGCCGGCTCCGTGTACCCCACCCTGCAGCTGCTCGCCGACGAGGGCCTGATCGAGGCCGAGGAGCAGAACGGTCGCAAGACGTACTCGCTCACCGAGGCCGGTCGTGCCATCGCCGACGAGACCGCAGAGACCCCCGCCCCGTGGGAGTCGTCGTCCGGCAAGGACGGACACCGCGACAACGCCCGGTTCAGTGCCCTCCCCAAGGCCGGTGTCGACCTCGCGGCCGCCGCGGCCCAGGTCGGTCGCAGCGGTTCGCCGGAGCAGGTGCAGCAGACGATCGAGATCCTCGATGAGGCTCGCCGTAGGCTGTACTCGATCCTCGCGCAGGACTGA
- a CDS encoding AarF/UbiB family protein, producing MTDAAAQGVHRARYRRILSFAGREFLKIWWFELVLPRFGMSRISERTRGPRMQRFARRFHVLAVELGGLMIKVGQFMSSRLDVLPPEITKELEGLQDEVPAVPTPAIRALAEAELGIPLERAYAWFDETPVAAASLGQVHRARLSDLDAADTGLEDVVVKVQRPGIDEIVAVDLAALRRVARWLTRVRIVADRVDAPALVEEFAATSLEEIDYLHEAASAERFRENFADDPRVDTPEIVWERSTRRVLTLSDVTAIKINDTDALRAAGIDPSDVAAVFAEVMFDQVFTHSFVHADPHPGNIFVTPVPPVAGQSGRGFRLTFIDFGMMAEIPTSLRDGLRTLLIAVAGRDSRGLVAAAQEIGVLLPSADTNELERALTALFARFGGMGFAELSKVDPREFRDFAEEFGDMVRSLPLQLPENMLLLIRAVSLTSGMCSGLDPAFNVWDAAEPYAGRLLRDESGNIVQAFASQAMGTMSTTWNLPGRIDRIITRIDDGNVSFDTSRLERRLDRLEGIARRIASGVLFAALLIGGALLVPAVPPLGITLVCVSALPLLHSLFGGRRSR from the coding sequence ATGACGGATGCTGCGGCACAGGGCGTCCATCGCGCCAGGTACCGCCGCATCCTGTCGTTCGCGGGTCGGGAATTCCTCAAGATCTGGTGGTTCGAGCTCGTCCTCCCGCGCTTCGGGATGAGCAGGATCTCCGAGCGCACGCGCGGGCCGCGGATGCAGAGGTTCGCGCGTCGCTTCCACGTCCTCGCGGTCGAGCTCGGCGGCCTCATGATCAAGGTCGGACAGTTCATGTCGTCGCGCCTCGACGTGCTGCCCCCCGAGATCACGAAGGAGCTCGAAGGGCTGCAGGACGAGGTCCCCGCCGTGCCCACCCCGGCGATCCGCGCGCTCGCCGAAGCCGAGCTGGGCATCCCGCTCGAACGCGCCTACGCGTGGTTCGACGAGACCCCGGTCGCCGCGGCATCCCTCGGACAGGTGCACCGCGCCCGGCTCTCCGACCTCGATGCGGCCGACACCGGGCTCGAGGACGTCGTGGTCAAGGTGCAGCGGCCGGGCATCGACGAGATCGTGGCGGTCGACCTCGCCGCCCTCCGCCGCGTCGCCCGCTGGCTCACCCGGGTGCGCATCGTGGCCGACCGGGTCGACGCGCCCGCGCTGGTCGAGGAGTTCGCCGCGACCAGCCTCGAGGAGATCGACTACCTGCACGAGGCCGCGAGCGCCGAGCGGTTCCGCGAGAACTTCGCCGACGACCCGCGCGTCGACACCCCGGAGATCGTGTGGGAGCGGTCGACCCGTCGCGTGCTGACCCTGTCCGACGTGACCGCGATCAAGATCAACGACACCGACGCCCTCCGGGCCGCCGGCATCGACCCGTCCGACGTCGCTGCGGTGTTCGCCGAGGTGATGTTCGACCAGGTCTTCACGCACAGCTTCGTGCACGCCGACCCGCACCCCGGGAACATCTTCGTCACGCCCGTCCCCCCGGTCGCCGGCCAGTCGGGGCGCGGGTTCCGCCTCACGTTCATCGACTTCGGGATGATGGCCGAGATCCCCACGAGCCTCCGCGACGGACTGCGGACCCTGCTCATCGCGGTCGCCGGGCGCGACAGCCGCGGCCTCGTCGCCGCCGCGCAGGAGATCGGGGTGCTGCTGCCGTCGGCCGACACCAACGAGCTCGAACGCGCCCTCACCGCCCTGTTCGCGCGCTTCGGCGGCATGGGCTTCGCCGAGCTCAGCAAGGTCGACCCGCGGGAGTTCCGCGACTTCGCCGAAGAGTTCGGCGACATGGTGCGCTCGCTTCCGTTGCAGCTGCCCGAGAACATGCTCCTGCTCATCCGCGCCGTCTCGCTGACGTCGGGCATGTGCAGCGGACTCGACCCCGCGTTCAACGTGTGGGATGCCGCGGAACCCTACGCCGGTCGACTGCTGCGCGATGAGAGCGGCAACATCGTGCAGGCGTTCGCGAGCCAGGCGATGGGCACGATGAGCACGACCTGGAATCTGCCGGGTCGCATCGACAGGATCATCACCCGGATCGACGACGGCAACGTCTCGTTCGACACCTCGCGCCTGGAGCGACGCCTCGACCGGCTCGAGGGCATCGCCCGTCGCATCGCCTCGGGCGTGCTCTTCGCGGCACTGCTCATCGGCGGGGCCTTGCTCGTCCCGGCCGTACCGCCGCTGGGCATCACCCTGGTCTGCGTCTCGGCCCTCCCGCTGCTGCACTCCCTGTTCGGCGGGCGCCGCTCGCGCTAG
- a CDS encoding BCCT family transporter: METPDEKPPTRSPGTTPPRSHTDAAGTGANRLPTKATETARKIVRDIAAVPPRSVHPALVPGVSVEETGRTYRTDPLVFGVAVALTLAFIAWGVFAGDNLAGTTRTVLDWVVEYFGFFFTTIATVILVFMLFVGFSRYGRIPLGRDDEEPEFSMFSWISMLFAAGMGIGLVFWGAAEPLTFFENPPPGTVEANTLDAMHTAQAQVLYHWGPQAWAFYALVGGAIAYGAFRRGRTPLISSIFAPLLGEGRTTGPLGRMIDIFSIIVTLFGTAASLGLGALQIGHGVEIVSGAGPLGNGVLIAAIAVLTACFIASAVSGVSKGIRALSNINAVVALLLAFFVFFVGPTLLILNVIPSVAVQFLGDLPQMIGRSASQGEAAQTFLSSWTIFYWAWWISWSPFVGMFIAKISRGRSLRQFVSVVIVVPSAISLVWFAIFGTTAIQQQMDGANLTVDPPEEVLFGVLENLPFSLITSIVLILLIAIFFVTGADSASLVMGTLSQQGRPEPARWVAVVWGVLVGVIAAVLLVTGEEGSGLRSLQNVTIIAALPFAIIMTFMMIAFMKDLRRDPLILRERYARAAVRHSVMAGLEEYGDDFALVPVEYDHSEDDLDWIDESTVDDSLAEVYEAATEAIDIIPPAEVDAVVDAALEDGPTAPDDVDPSDPAEPRTD, translated from the coding sequence ATGGAGACCCCTGACGAGAAGCCCCCCACACGCTCCCCAGGAACGACTCCTCCGCGCTCCCACACGGACGCCGCCGGCACGGGAGCGAACCGCCTTCCGACCAAGGCCACCGAGACAGCGCGCAAGATCGTCCGCGACATCGCCGCCGTCCCGCCGCGCAGTGTGCATCCGGCCCTCGTGCCCGGCGTCTCGGTCGAGGAGACCGGGCGCACCTACCGCACCGACCCGCTCGTGTTCGGCGTTGCGGTCGCCCTGACCCTGGCGTTCATCGCCTGGGGTGTGTTCGCGGGTGACAACCTCGCCGGCACCACCCGCACGGTGCTCGACTGGGTCGTGGAGTACTTCGGATTCTTCTTCACCACCATCGCCACCGTCATCCTGGTGTTCATGCTGTTCGTCGGGTTCAGCCGCTACGGGCGCATCCCGCTCGGCCGCGACGACGAGGAGCCCGAGTTCTCGATGTTCTCGTGGATCTCGATGCTGTTCGCCGCGGGCATGGGCATCGGCCTGGTGTTCTGGGGCGCGGCCGAGCCGCTGACGTTCTTCGAGAACCCGCCGCCCGGCACCGTCGAGGCGAACACCCTCGACGCCATGCACACCGCGCAGGCCCAGGTGCTCTACCACTGGGGGCCGCAGGCCTGGGCGTTCTACGCGCTCGTCGGCGGGGCCATCGCGTACGGGGCGTTCCGCCGCGGACGCACCCCGCTGATCTCCTCGATCTTCGCGCCGCTCCTCGGCGAGGGCCGCACGACCGGACCGCTCGGCCGCATGATCGACATCTTCTCGATCATCGTCACGCTCTTCGGCACGGCCGCGTCCCTGGGACTCGGTGCCCTGCAGATCGGCCACGGCGTCGAGATCGTCAGCGGCGCCGGTCCTCTCGGCAACGGCGTCCTGATCGCCGCGATCGCCGTGCTCACCGCCTGCTTCATCGCCTCCGCGGTGTCGGGCGTCTCGAAGGGCATCCGCGCGCTGTCGAACATCAACGCCGTCGTGGCGCTGCTGCTGGCCTTCTTCGTGTTCTTCGTCGGGCCGACGCTGCTCATCCTCAACGTGATCCCGTCGGTCGCGGTGCAGTTCCTCGGCGACCTGCCCCAGATGATCGGCCGCTCCGCATCGCAGGGTGAGGCGGCGCAGACGTTCCTGTCGAGCTGGACGATCTTCTACTGGGCGTGGTGGATCTCCTGGTCGCCGTTCGTGGGCATGTTCATCGCGAAGATCTCGCGCGGTCGCAGCCTGCGCCAGTTCGTCTCGGTCGTGATCGTCGTGCCGTCGGCGATCTCGCTCGTCTGGTTCGCGATCTTCGGCACCACCGCCATCCAGCAGCAGATGGACGGCGCGAACCTCACGGTCGATCCGCCCGAGGAGGTGCTGTTCGGGGTGCTCGAGAACCTGCCGTTCTCGCTGATCACGAGCATCGTCCTCATCCTGCTGATCGCGATCTTCTTCGTCACCGGAGCGGACTCCGCCTCGCTCGTGATGGGCACGCTCTCCCAGCAGGGCCGGCCGGAGCCTGCGCGCTGGGTCGCGGTCGTCTGGGGTGTGCTGGTCGGCGTGATCGCCGCGGTGCTGCTCGTCACCGGCGAGGAGGGGAGCGGTCTGCGATCACTGCAGAACGTGACCATCATCGCCGCGCTGCCGTTCGCGATCATCATGACGTTCATGATGATCGCCTTCATGAAGGATCTCCGGCGTGATCCGCTGATCCTGCGCGAGCGCTATGCCCGCGCCGCGGTGCGGCACAGCGTCATGGCCGGTCTCGAGGAGTATGGCGACGACTTCGCGCTCGTACCGGTGGAGTACGACCACTCCGAGGACGACCTCGACTGGATCGACGAGTCGACCGTCGACGACTCGCTCGCCGAGGTGTACGAGGCGGCGACCGAGGCGATCGACATCATCCCTCCCGCTGAGGTGGATGCGGTGGTCGACGCGGCGCTGGAGGACGGCCCGACCGCGCCGGACGACGTCGACCCGAGCGACCCGGCGGAGCCCCGCACGGACTGA
- a CDS encoding SDR family oxidoreductase encodes MTELTQPTGREEALRAVPRDDGSAPRALVLGATGYIGGRLTPRLLNAGYRVRVLARDAVRAASFPWGADCEIVEGSADDADAVAEAMDDVDVVYYLIHSMSAGKGFEESDERAATTVAEAAARAGVRRIVYLGGLHPDDVKLSPHLRSRVHVGEIFLNSGVPSLVLQAGVVIGSGSASFEMIRHLTDVLPYMPAPKWVRNRIQPIAVRDVLHYLLGAARVDADVNRAVDIGGPDVLRYGQMMNGYAVEAGLRQRAIAALPVLTPGLASHWVNLVTPVPRSIARPLVASLQNECIMKDHAVDELIPRPAGGLTPYRRAVGLALGRLQADTIETSWQDSEVSGAPSDPLPSDPEWAGRTVFTDARSVATTASVAELWRVVLGIGGENGWYSSPLLWAVRGFMDRIVGGVGLSRGRRSRTAARVGDAIDFWRVEAVETTDAGSLLRLRAEMKVPGDAWLELRAVPDGAGARYEQRAIFFPRGLTGRLYWLAVLPFHGLIFAGMAARITAAAEGAETTTSDPV; translated from the coding sequence ATGACCGAGCTCACCCAGCCCACCGGCCGCGAAGAGGCACTGCGCGCCGTTCCCCGCGACGACGGATCCGCACCCCGCGCGCTCGTGCTCGGTGCCACCGGATACATCGGCGGACGGCTGACCCCGCGGCTCCTGAACGCCGGCTACCGGGTGCGCGTCCTCGCGCGCGACGCCGTGCGCGCGGCATCCTTCCCCTGGGGCGCCGACTGCGAGATCGTCGAGGGGTCGGCCGACGATGCGGATGCCGTCGCCGAGGCCATGGACGACGTGGACGTCGTCTACTACCTGATCCACTCGATGTCGGCGGGCAAGGGCTTCGAGGAGAGCGACGAACGCGCGGCGACGACCGTCGCGGAGGCCGCCGCCCGGGCGGGAGTCCGGCGCATCGTCTACCTCGGCGGCCTGCATCCCGACGACGTGAAGCTGTCGCCGCACCTGCGCTCACGCGTGCACGTGGGCGAGATCTTCCTGAACTCCGGCGTGCCGAGCCTCGTGCTGCAGGCCGGCGTCGTGATCGGATCGGGGTCGGCGTCGTTCGAGATGATCCGCCACCTCACCGACGTGCTCCCGTACATGCCGGCACCGAAGTGGGTGCGCAACCGCATCCAGCCGATCGCCGTGCGCGACGTGCTGCACTACCTGCTCGGCGCCGCCCGCGTGGACGCCGACGTGAACCGCGCCGTCGACATCGGCGGCCCCGACGTGCTGCGCTACGGCCAGATGATGAACGGCTACGCGGTCGAAGCCGGGCTCCGGCAGCGTGCGATCGCCGCCCTCCCCGTCCTCACCCCGGGCCTGGCCTCGCACTGGGTGAACCTGGTCACCCCGGTGCCGCGATCGATCGCCCGACCGCTCGTCGCGTCCCTGCAGAACGAGTGCATCATGAAGGACCACGCGGTCGACGAGCTGATCCCGCGCCCCGCGGGAGGGCTGACGCCTTATCGCCGGGCCGTCGGACTGGCGCTCGGACGGCTGCAGGCCGACACGATCGAGACGAGCTGGCAGGACTCCGAGGTCTCCGGCGCCCCGAGCGATCCCCTGCCGAGCGACCCGGAGTGGGCCGGGCGCACCGTCTTCACCGACGCACGCTCGGTCGCGACCACGGCGTCGGTCGCGGAGCTGTGGCGCGTGGTCCTCGGCATCGGCGGTGAGAACGGCTGGTACTCGTCACCGCTGCTGTGGGCCGTGCGCGGCTTCATGGACCGCATCGTGGGCGGCGTGGGCCTGAGTCGCGGGCGTCGCAGCCGCACCGCCGCACGGGTCGGCGACGCGATCGACTTCTGGCGCGTCGAGGCCGTCGAGACGACGGATGCCGGGTCGCTGCTGCGCCTCCGCGCCGAGATGAAGGTGCCGGGAGACGCCTGGCTCGAGCTGCGGGCGGTGCCCGACGGCGCCGGCGCCCGCTACGAGCAGCGCGCGATCTTCTTCCCGCGGGGCCTCACCGGACGGCTGTACTGGCTGGCGGTGCTGCCCTTCCACGGGTTGATCTTCGCGGGCATGGCAGCACGGATCACCGCCGCCGCGGAGGGTGCCGAGACGACGACGAGCGACCCCGTGTGA
- a CDS encoding TetR/AcrR family transcriptional regulator, with product MNGVDERRATNPRHDPTRRDRIIDSCLDVIAERGLAGTSHRKVAAAAGVPLGSMTYHFDGFDELLRAAFTRYAESVSAQFEERMQAASDVDEARAAVVTLITDVVLGTDRDLVLLHELYTLAARDEDYRDLTSSWMARSRAALERHFDPLTARLIDALIEGLTLHRALDTAPHDPEVARIAIERITRVG from the coding sequence GTGAACGGAGTCGACGAACGTCGCGCGACGAACCCCCGACACGACCCCACGCGGCGCGATCGCATCATCGACAGCTGCCTCGACGTGATCGCCGAGCGCGGGCTGGCCGGCACCTCGCACCGCAAGGTCGCCGCAGCCGCCGGCGTCCCCCTCGGCTCGATGACGTATCACTTCGACGGGTTCGACGAGCTGCTGCGCGCGGCGTTCACGCGCTACGCCGAGTCGGTGTCCGCGCAGTTCGAGGAGCGGATGCAGGCGGCATCCGACGTCGACGAGGCGCGCGCCGCCGTCGTGACCCTCATCACCGACGTGGTGCTCGGCACCGACCGCGACCTGGTGCTGCTGCACGAGCTGTACACGCTCGCCGCCCGCGACGAGGACTACCGCGACCTCACGAGCTCCTGGATGGCGCGCAGCCGCGCCGCCCTCGAGCGCCATTTCGACCCGCTGACCGCCCGCCTGATCGACGCGCTCATCGAGGGCCTCACCCTGCACCGCGCCCTCGACACCGCTCCGCACGATCCCGAGGTCGCCCGCATCGCGATCGAGCGGATCACCCGCGTCGGCTGA